The Micromonospora sp. WMMD961 genome has a segment encoding these proteins:
- a CDS encoding sugar ABC transporter permease: MTLYLVAFYAYPLYRNVELSLREYTVRSFVQGDAPFAGLDNYRTVLTDPAFVPTLTHTVVFTGASLVFQFAIGMALALFFHQHFPLSRTLRALFLVPWLLPLIVSASTWSWLLNSDSGLVNSALGVVGVDPVNWLTSPGWSLTSVIIANIWIGIPFNLVLLHSGLQAIPTEVYEASALDGATGWQRFWSITFPLLRPVSAITLLLGLIYTLKVFDIIWIMTRGGPTGSSATLATWSYRLGFGNLLPEFGPGAAVGNLLIVMALIAGLVYVRIERRQQLR; encoded by the coding sequence GTGACCCTTTACCTGGTGGCCTTCTACGCCTACCCGCTCTACCGCAACGTCGAGCTGAGCCTGCGGGAGTACACCGTCCGCTCGTTCGTGCAGGGCGACGCGCCCTTCGCCGGGCTGGACAACTACCGGACCGTGCTGACCGACCCGGCCTTCGTGCCGACGCTGACGCACACAGTGGTCTTCACCGGCGCGTCACTCGTCTTCCAGTTCGCCATCGGTATGGCTCTGGCGCTCTTCTTCCACCAACACTTCCCGCTGTCGCGCACCCTGCGGGCGCTGTTCCTCGTACCGTGGCTGCTGCCGTTGATCGTCTCGGCGTCGACCTGGTCGTGGCTGCTCAACAGCGACTCGGGGTTGGTCAATTCCGCACTCGGCGTAGTCGGCGTCGACCCGGTCAACTGGCTCACCTCGCCGGGCTGGTCGCTCACCTCGGTGATCATCGCGAACATCTGGATCGGCATCCCGTTCAACCTGGTGCTGCTCCACAGCGGCCTACAGGCCATCCCCACCGAGGTGTACGAGGCGTCCGCCCTCGACGGCGCGACCGGGTGGCAGCGGTTCTGGTCGATCACCTTCCCGTTGCTGCGACCCGTCTCCGCGATCACGCTGCTGCTCGGGTTGATCTACACGCTGAAGGTCTTCGACATCATCTGGATCATGACCAGAGGCGGGCCGACCGGATCCTCGGCGACGCTCGCCACCTGGTCGTACCGGCTCGGCTTCGGCAATCTGCTGCCCGAGTTCGGGCCGGGCGCGGCCGTCGGCAACCTGCTCATCGTGATGGCCCTGATCGCCGGGCTCGTCTACGTCCGGATCGAGCGGAGGCAGCAGCTGCGATGA
- a CDS encoding LacI family DNA-binding transcriptional regulator has product MNIGEIARRAGVSRSTVSYVLSGKRVVSEATRQRIQAVIDELDYRPNASARALKEGRTRTLGLVIPPASQRLTDMQLGFVASVVEAAARHDLDVLLSPSGGDHDRSFERIVTGRRVDGVILMEIRLEDDRVTRLSKAGLPFVTIGRTAEPHGMSWIDIDYAGLIARCVHHLADLGHRQVALVNRSAELVTAGYGPSHRALAGFRAAAAERGLTGVEVCCGDDTASGEACVEQLLATHPDVTAVATINEAALPGMQRALTSAGMSVPGDFSVTGVAAQHWAEDFRPPLTAADVPMVEMGAEAVSLLLETIAERGGVPRHRLYNPPISLRSSTGPVPAR; this is encoded by the coding sequence ATGAACATCGGCGAGATCGCCCGCCGGGCGGGGGTGTCCCGCAGCACCGTGTCGTACGTGTTGAGCGGGAAACGGGTCGTGTCGGAGGCGACCCGGCAGCGGATCCAGGCGGTCATCGACGAGCTGGACTACCGGCCGAACGCCAGCGCGCGGGCGTTGAAGGAGGGCCGCACCCGCACCCTCGGGTTGGTGATCCCTCCGGCGAGCCAGCGGCTGACCGACATGCAGTTGGGCTTCGTCGCCAGTGTGGTGGAGGCGGCCGCCCGCCACGACCTCGATGTGCTGCTGTCCCCGTCCGGTGGCGATCACGACCGGTCGTTCGAGCGGATCGTCACGGGTCGTCGGGTCGACGGCGTGATCCTGATGGAGATCCGACTGGAGGACGACCGGGTGACTCGGTTGTCCAAGGCCGGCCTGCCGTTCGTCACGATCGGTCGGACGGCCGAGCCGCACGGCATGAGCTGGATCGACATCGACTACGCCGGCCTGATCGCCCGGTGCGTGCACCACCTGGCCGATCTGGGGCACCGGCAGGTGGCGCTCGTGAACCGCTCCGCCGAGTTGGTGACCGCGGGTTACGGCCCCAGCCACCGCGCGCTGGCCGGTTTCCGGGCGGCTGCGGCGGAACGGGGCCTGACCGGCGTGGAGGTCTGCTGCGGCGACGACACCGCCTCCGGCGAGGCGTGCGTCGAACAGTTGCTCGCGACGCATCCGGACGTCACCGCGGTGGCGACCATCAACGAGGCCGCACTGCCCGGGATGCAGCGTGCGTTGACCAGCGCCGGGATGTCGGTGCCGGGTGACTTCTCGGTCACCGGGGTCGCCGCCCAGCACTGGGCGGAGGATTTCCGTCCCCCGCTGACCGCTGCGGACGTACCGATGGTCGAGATGGGTGCCGAGGCGGTGTCGCTGCTGCTGGAGACCATCGCCGAACGTGGAGGCGTACCCCGACACCGTCTCTACAACCCGCCCATCTCGTTGCGTTCCAGCACCGGGCCGGTCCCGGCCCGCTGA
- a CDS encoding extracellular solute-binding protein has protein sequence MTGLSRRRRLAAVAVIALAAATGSACSSSSDKPADGGAYLVWDPYPQFADDSEWVALLKKCGTSAGVTVERTGYDTTDLTNKALLAAQQGNSPDVLIVDNPVISTLAEAGALTTTDDNKLDVSAMEKNLLGAGQSEGKTYGVPIGANTLALYYNKNVLTAAGVDPTSVKDWTSLNEALGKVKAKGKKGITFSAIGTEEGSFQFLPWFWGSGAQLTSLDSPQAVAALTLWTDWLKQGHAPNSVINNTQTTSWQEFATGDYAFAENGTWQLANAEKLGFAYGTIAIPASAGGPAPAPTGGEFVSIPVQKNTARYDTSQKLVTCLTSADNLLTTDTTLSYVAPVADVQERQATADPKLRVWVEAVRAAKGRTGDNLGTKYPKISESLWTAVQAALSGGKSPAEALTAAQAAATSK, from the coding sequence ATGACCGGACTCAGCCGCCGGCGGCGCCTGGCCGCCGTCGCCGTGATAGCCCTGGCCGCAGCGACCGGCAGCGCCTGCTCGTCGTCCTCGGACAAGCCCGCCGACGGCGGCGCCTACCTCGTCTGGGATCCGTATCCCCAGTTCGCCGACGACTCCGAGTGGGTCGCACTGCTCAAGAAGTGCGGCACGTCCGCGGGCGTGACGGTCGAGCGGACCGGCTACGACACCACCGATCTGACCAACAAGGCGTTGCTCGCCGCCCAGCAGGGAAACTCCCCGGACGTGCTGATCGTCGACAACCCGGTCATCTCGACGCTGGCCGAGGCCGGCGCGCTCACCACCACCGACGACAACAAGCTGGACGTCTCGGCCATGGAGAAGAACCTCCTCGGCGCGGGCCAGAGCGAGGGCAAGACGTACGGAGTGCCGATCGGTGCGAACACCCTCGCTCTCTACTACAACAAGAACGTGCTCACCGCCGCCGGTGTCGACCCCACCTCCGTCAAGGACTGGACGTCGCTGAACGAGGCGCTGGGCAAGGTCAAGGCCAAGGGAAAGAAGGGCATCACCTTCTCCGCGATCGGCACCGAGGAGGGCAGCTTCCAGTTCCTGCCCTGGTTCTGGGGATCCGGCGCGCAACTGACCAGTCTGGACTCACCGCAGGCGGTGGCCGCGCTGACCCTCTGGACGGACTGGCTCAAGCAGGGCCACGCCCCGAACTCGGTCATCAACAACACCCAGACCACGAGTTGGCAGGAGTTCGCCACCGGCGACTACGCCTTCGCCGAGAACGGCACCTGGCAGCTCGCCAACGCGGAGAAGCTCGGCTTCGCGTACGGCACCATCGCGATCCCGGCCAGCGCGGGCGGGCCGGCCCCGGCGCCCACCGGCGGCGAGTTCGTCTCCATCCCGGTGCAGAAGAACACCGCACGGTACGACACGTCGCAGAAACTCGTCACCTGCCTGACCAGTGCGGACAACCTCCTCACCACCGACACCACCCTCTCCTACGTCGCACCCGTCGCCGACGTCCAGGAGCGGCAGGCGACCGCGGACCCCAAGCTCAGGGTCTGGGTCGAGGCGGTCCGGGCGGCCAAGGGCCGCACCGGCGACAACCTCGGCACGAAGTACCCGAAGATCTCCGAATCACTGTGGACCGCCGTGCAGGCGGCGCTCAGCGGCGGGAAGTCGCCGGCCGAGGCGCTGACCGCCGCGCAGGCCGCCGCCACGAGCAAGTAG
- a CDS encoding carbohydrate ABC transporter permease codes for MTTSTPRTWWKTAVGLVLTGLMLFPVYWMINVSFTRDQDMRASPPHLFPTDGTLDGYRAVLDQQLPYLGTSFLVGLGTVALTVALAAPAGYALAKLRPPGGPALSFVLLIAQMIPGIIMAMGFYAIYLSLGVLNTVPGLILADTTLAVPFAVLIFTAFMSGIPDELLQAAVVDGASRLRTFWSVVLPVSRNSIVTVSLFAFLWSWSDFVFASTLTGGGDHQPITLGIYHYIGNNNQQWNAIMATAVVASVPAAVLLVLAQRYVSMGVTAGAVKD; via the coding sequence ATGACCACCTCGACGCCTCGGACCTGGTGGAAGACCGCTGTCGGCCTGGTGCTGACCGGGCTGATGCTCTTCCCCGTCTACTGGATGATCAACGTGTCGTTCACCCGGGACCAGGACATGCGGGCCAGTCCCCCGCACCTGTTCCCCACCGACGGCACCCTGGACGGCTACCGGGCCGTGCTCGACCAACAGCTGCCGTACCTCGGCACCAGCTTCCTGGTCGGTCTCGGCACTGTCGCGCTGACCGTGGCGCTGGCCGCCCCCGCCGGGTACGCGCTGGCGAAGCTCCGACCGCCCGGCGGCCCGGCGCTGAGCTTCGTGCTGCTGATCGCGCAGATGATCCCCGGCATCATCATGGCGATGGGCTTCTACGCCATCTACCTCAGTCTCGGGGTCCTGAACACGGTGCCCGGCCTGATCCTGGCCGACACGACACTCGCGGTGCCGTTCGCCGTTCTGATCTTCACCGCCTTCATGTCCGGCATCCCCGACGAACTGCTCCAGGCCGCCGTGGTCGACGGCGCCAGCCGACTGCGGACCTTCTGGTCCGTCGTCCTGCCGGTCAGCCGCAACTCGATCGTCACGGTGTCGCTGTTCGCGTTCCTGTGGTCCTGGTCGGACTTCGTCTTCGCCTCGACCCTCACCGGCGGCGGCGACCACCAGCCGATCACCCTCGGCATCTACCACTACATCGGCAACAACAACCAGCAGTGGAACGCCATCATGGCCACCGCCGTCGTCGCCTCCGTCCCCGCCGCCGTACTGCTGGTCCTGGCCCAGCGCTACGTCTCGATGGGCGTGACCGCCGGCGCCGTCAAGGACTGA
- a CDS encoding trehalase family glycosidase, with product MTVAPSGPEFGIQDIPFSYRGSWFNISPVVAEKTYADDLHLVSHQTGLHPVLRLAPTVADTTIVATPALLTWRLGADRIEAVYDGPDTLRIRGRRLGLRVAAAAGTLTPFSGTYLYLDPVDGSHVFTSYETGRRYRVTVLSGALARTDGVETLGTADRSLDLAADQQWEIAIEEYATARRPYDGSVPFEQLCRDRSAEFAAFVDAIAPWRGPDTPAAELAAYVLWSATVAPAGFVGRPAVLMSKHWMDKVWSWDHCFNAIALAAGEPELAWHQFQLPFDHQDEAGALPDSVTHSEVLHNFVKPPIHGWALRHLRRRLPRPPDRAALAQTYDRLARWTRFWLDARRAPGQDLPHYQHGNDSGWDNATTFDDGRVLQTADLAAFLVSQLRCLADLAAELGEPAEQWSREADRICAAMLHDLWDGERFMARSPHTGHRRASRSLLDLMPIALGADLPAPVAAALARGVETHLTTHGLATEPTDSAHYVADGYWRGPIWAPSTVLVEDGLRRAGQTRIADDISRRFLALCEKSGFAENFDAETGAGLRDRAYTWTASSYLILAAGQEQRRSTVG from the coding sequence ATGACCGTCGCCCCGTCCGGTCCGGAGTTCGGAATCCAGGACATCCCGTTCAGCTACCGAGGATCCTGGTTCAACATCTCCCCGGTGGTAGCCGAGAAGACGTACGCCGACGATCTGCACCTGGTCTCCCACCAGACCGGGCTGCACCCCGTGCTGCGTCTCGCCCCCACGGTCGCCGACACCACGATCGTCGCCACACCCGCGCTGCTGACCTGGCGCCTCGGCGCCGACCGGATCGAGGCCGTCTACGACGGGCCGGACACCCTGCGGATCCGGGGGCGACGGCTCGGTCTGCGGGTGGCCGCGGCCGCCGGCACCCTGACCCCGTTCAGCGGTACCTACCTGTACCTCGACCCGGTCGACGGGTCACACGTGTTCACCTCGTACGAGACCGGTCGCCGCTACCGGGTCACCGTGCTCTCCGGCGCCCTCGCGCGCACCGACGGCGTGGAGACGCTCGGCACCGCCGACCGGTCCCTGGACCTCGCCGCCGACCAACAGTGGGAGATCGCGATCGAGGAGTACGCGACCGCCCGCCGCCCGTACGACGGGTCCGTCCCCTTCGAGCAGTTGTGTCGCGACCGGAGCGCGGAGTTCGCCGCGTTCGTCGACGCGATCGCCCCATGGCGTGGCCCGGACACGCCGGCCGCCGAACTGGCCGCGTACGTCCTGTGGTCGGCCACCGTCGCCCCGGCGGGCTTCGTCGGCCGCCCGGCCGTCCTGATGTCCAAGCACTGGATGGACAAGGTGTGGAGCTGGGACCACTGCTTCAACGCGATCGCCCTGGCCGCCGGGGAGCCGGAGCTGGCCTGGCACCAGTTCCAGCTGCCCTTCGACCACCAGGACGAGGCAGGCGCCCTACCCGACTCGGTCACCCACTCCGAGGTCCTGCACAACTTCGTCAAGCCCCCCATCCACGGCTGGGCGCTGCGACACCTGCGTCGACGCCTGCCCCGGCCGCCGGACCGGGCGGCGCTGGCCCAGACGTACGACCGGCTGGCCCGGTGGACCCGGTTCTGGCTCGACGCGCGTCGAGCGCCCGGCCAGGACCTGCCCCACTACCAGCACGGCAACGACAGCGGCTGGGACAACGCGACCACCTTCGACGACGGCCGGGTCCTGCAGACGGCCGACCTCGCCGCGTTCCTGGTCTCGCAGCTTCGCTGCCTGGCCGACCTCGCCGCCGAGCTGGGTGAGCCCGCCGAGCAGTGGTCCCGGGAGGCCGACCGGATCTGCGCGGCCATGCTCCACGACCTCTGGGACGGCGAACGGTTCATGGCCCGCAGCCCGCACACGGGCCATCGGCGGGCGAGCCGCAGTCTGCTCGACCTGATGCCCATCGCACTCGGAGCCGACCTGCCCGCGCCGGTCGCCGCCGCCCTGGCGCGAGGCGTCGAAACCCACCTCACCACGCACGGGCTGGCCACCGAGCCGACCGACTCGGCCCACTACGTCGCCGACGGCTACTGGCGTGGCCCGATCTGGGCGCCCTCCACCGTCCTGGTCGAGGATGGCCTGCGGCGGGCCGGGCAGACCAGGATCGCCGACGACATCAGTCGACGGTTCCTCGCACTGTGCGAGAAGTCCGGGTTCGCGGAGAACTTCGACGCCGAGACCGGTGCCGGGCTCCGGGACCGCGCGTACACCTGGACGGCCAGCAGTTATCTCATCCTGGCCGCCGGGCAGGAGCAGCGGCGAAGCACCGTCGGGTAG